In a single window of the Acidobacteriota bacterium genome:
- a CDS encoding ATP-dependent Clp protease ATP-binding subunit, which produces MFERYTERSRRVIFFARYEALQYGSPVIAPEHILLGLMREDKSLAAKFLPFKHSLTVDTMRREVEERIVVRDRKPQSSELHLSAATKQILFYANEESRQLKNRHIGPEHVLLGIVREERSIAAEILFGYGIRLQDIRDEMMRQSGIPGVLAAGADTAKPAGLAEYTRDLTADAAAGKLDPLVGRDPELERIIEILCRRTKNNPVLIGEAGVGKTAIIEGLAQRIVDREVPSFLEKKRVLSLDLSLIVAGTKYRGQFEERLKKIMSELKENRDNIVFIDELHTLVGAGSAEGTLDAANILKPALSRGEIQCIGATTPTEFRKYIEKDRALERRFQAVKVEPPTEEQAIEIIRGVVERYEAFHQIRYTADALTAAVKQSNRYIPDRFLPDKAIDVLDEAGARAKLRHNQENRGEPSWKETVENWKRASANEDQLISYELRSLEDSFAAVEVTKDDVDAVIARWTGVPVSSVKQEEAEKLLGIETALHERIISQRPAISALARAIRRSRAGLKNPGRPVGSFLFLGPTGVGKTEVARTLAEFLFGSERSLIRFDMSEFMEKHSVSKFIGSPPGYVGHDEGGQLTEKLRRSPYSVVLFDEIEKAHPDLFNVMLQVFEDGVLTDATGQTVDCKNAIFIMTSNLGARAIQKTASLGFQASSSANRERAESEVMSEVKRMFAPEFINRLDEMIIFDELTDEDLYKILDLQVARLNLITAGRSIHVLLSEDARRWLIDKTCADRKYGARPLKRALQRYVEDELSEALIQGDLEPESIVEVGVSGDGLAFRRVVDEALNAVPNS; this is translated from the coding sequence ATGTTTGAACGCTACACGGAAAGGTCGCGGAGAGTGATCTTTTTCGCACGTTACGAGGCATTGCAGTACGGCTCGCCCGTCATTGCGCCGGAGCACATTCTCCTTGGGCTGATGCGCGAGGACAAGTCGCTCGCCGCCAAGTTCCTGCCATTCAAACACTCACTGACCGTTGACACGATGCGCCGCGAGGTCGAGGAACGCATTGTCGTCCGCGACCGTAAACCGCAGAGCTCCGAACTCCACCTTTCCGCCGCGACCAAACAGATACTTTTCTACGCTAACGAAGAAAGCCGCCAGTTGAAGAACCGACACATCGGCCCCGAACATGTTCTTTTGGGCATTGTCCGCGAGGAGCGTTCGATAGCTGCAGAAATACTGTTCGGCTACGGCATACGCCTGCAGGACATACGCGACGAGATGATGCGGCAGAGCGGAATTCCGGGCGTGCTCGCCGCCGGAGCCGATACCGCGAAACCGGCCGGACTGGCAGAATACACACGCGACCTCACCGCAGACGCCGCCGCAGGCAAACTCGATCCGCTGGTCGGCCGCGACCCCGAGCTTGAGCGAATAATCGAGATCCTCTGCCGCAGAACGAAGAACAATCCTGTTCTGATCGGCGAGGCAGGCGTCGGCAAAACGGCCATCATCGAGGGCCTCGCACAGCGTATCGTAGACCGCGAAGTCCCGTCGTTCCTTGAGAAAAAGCGCGTTCTTTCGCTCGATCTTTCGCTTATTGTCGCGGGCACGAAATATCGCGGCCAATTTGAAGAGCGGCTGAAAAAGATAATGTCGGAGCTGAAGGAGAACCGCGACAACATCGTCTTCATCGACGAACTGCACACGCTCGTCGGAGCAGGCTCAGCCGAAGGGACGCTCGACGCCGCGAACATCCTGAAACCGGCTCTTTCCCGCGGCGAGATACAGTGTATCGGCGCGACCACGCCTACGGAATTCAGAAAATATATCGAAAAGGACCGTGCGTTGGAACGCCGCTTTCAGGCAGTAAAGGTCGAGCCGCCGACCGAGGAACAGGCGATCGAGATCATTCGCGGTGTGGTCGAACGCTACGAAGCGTTTCACCAGATCCGATACACCGCCGATGCGTTGACCGCTGCGGTCAAGCAATCGAACCGTTATATTCCTGACCGTTTTTTGCCGGACAAAGCTATCGACGTTCTGGACGAAGCCGGAGCCCGTGCGAAACTGCGGCACAACCAAGAAAACCGCGGCGAGCCTTCGTGGAAAGAGACGGTCGAGAATTGGAAACGTGCGTCGGCGAATGAGGATCAGCTTATATCGTACGAGCTGCGTTCGCTCGAAGATTCTTTCGCCGCGGTCGAGGTGACCAAGGACGACGTCGATGCCGTGATCGCACGCTGGACCGGCGTGCCCGTTTCATCCGTGAAGCAGGAAGAGGCCGAGAAACTGCTCGGCATCGAAACTGCTCTGCACGAACGCATCATCTCGCAGCGTCCCGCGATCTCGGCTCTCGCACGGGCGATTCGCCGCTCTCGTGCCGGCCTGAAAAATCCCGGACGGCCAGTTGGTTCGTTCCTTTTCCTCGGGCCGACCGGCGTCGGAAAAACAGAGGTCGCGCGTACGCTCGCTGAATTCCTTTTCGGTTCGGAACGTTCGCTAATTCGCTTTGATATGAGCGAATTCATGGAAAAACATTCCGTCTCGAAATTCATCGGCTCGCCGCCGGGATACGTCGGCCATGACGAAGGCGGACAGTTGACCGAAAAGCTACGTCGCTCGCCGTATTCCGTCGTGCTTTTTGACGAGATCGAAAAAGCTCATCCCGACCTTTTCAATGTGATGCTGCAGGTTTTTGAGGATGGTGTACTGACGGACGCAACGGGCCAGACGGTCGATTGCAAAAATGCGATCTTCATAATGACCTCAAATCTCGGTGCTCGTGCGATCCAAAAGACGGCATCGCTCGGGTTTCAGGCGAGTTCGTCTGCGAACCGCGAACGGGCCGAAAGCGAGGTGATGTCTGAGGTCAAGCGAATGTTCGCACCGGAATTTATCAATCGCCTCGACGAGATGATCATCTTTGATGAACTGACCGACGAGGACCTCTACAAGATACTTGACCTGCAGGTCGCACGGCTAAATCTGATCACCGCCGGCCGCAGCATCCATGTTCTATTGAGCGAAGACGCTCGCCGCTGGCTTATCGACAAAACCTGTGCCGACCGCAAATATGGTGCACGGCCGCTCAAGCGTGCACTCCAGCGATATGTCGAGGACGAACTTTCGGAAGCTCTCATTCAAGGCGACCTCGAACCCGAAAGCATCGTCGAGGTCGGCGTATCGGGCGACGGTTTGGCATTTCGCCGAGTCGTCGATGAGGCGCTGAACGCCGTGCCGAATTCCTGA